In Patescibacteria group bacterium, the genomic stretch AGACGAGTTCGCCGCCCGTGAGCGTCAACGCAAGGTCCTTCGCGACCCGCTTCGTCTCATCGGCCGTCCGACAAATCTTTTCCATACCCTTCAAACCCTTTTCGCTAACCGCATGTTCGGGTCCGCCGCGAGCGTGAGCGGGTCCGTGAAATCCTTGGCGAGCGCGCGGAACGACCCGGCGGCCGCGATCATCGCCGCGTTGTCGCCGGTGAACGCGAGGTCGGGAACATGATACGTCGCGTCAGGCCGCGCCGAGGCGACGGCATCGCCAAGGCGCGCGCGCAACGACGCGTTGGCGGCCACGCCGCCGACGAGGCTGACGGACGCCGGATGATGTTTCATGACCGCCGCGACCGTCTTCGTCACAAGCGTATCCACGACCGCTTCCTGGAACGAGGCGGACACGTCAGCGACCGACGCGTCAGGGTGCTGCTCAAGATAGACGGCAACGGCCGTCTTCAATCCGGAAAAGCTGAAGTCCAGGTCCCCGCTCTCGAGCATCGGCCGCGGGAACGCGATGGTGGACGGGTCGCCTTCTTTCGCAAGCTTGGAAATCGCCGGCCCGCCCGGATACGGGAGCCCGAGCAGTTTCGCCACCTTATCAAACGCCTCGCCGGCCGCATCATCGCGCGTGGCGCCGAGCAGCTCGTACTGCCCGTGACCCGTCATCAGGATGAGTTCCGTATGTCCGCCGCTGACGAGCAGCGCAAGGCAGGGAAACGCCGGATCCATTTCAGCCCCCCCTCGAAGCCACACGCTATACAGATGCCCTTCCAAGTGGTTCACGGCCACCAGAGGCTTTTTCCACGCCCAGGCGAGCGTCTTTGCCGCTTCGACGCCCACGCGCAGCGCCGGGACGAGCCCGGGGCCGGCCGTGACCGCAATCGCGTCAATCCCCTTCCCGTCGCGCGGCACGCCCAGCTGCTCAAGGAGCGGGAACAGGACGTCCACATGGCTGCGCGCCGCCACCTCGGGGACGACCCCGCCATACTTCACGTGGATGTCGACTTGCGAAGAGACGAGGCTTGAGACGACGCGAACCTTGCCGTCCTCGTTGTCCACGAGGGCGACCGCGGTCTCGTCGCAACTGGTCTCGATGCCGAGGATGCGCATATCGACGCGTCATCCTATGATACCAAGAGGCTTGACGCAAGGGTGTTTTCTTCGTATTCTCCCCGCATTGCCGGCCCCATCGTCTAGCGGTTAGGACATCGCCCTTTCAAGGCGGTAATGCGGGTTCGACTCCCGCTGGGGTCACCACCAAAAAACCGTCCTCCACGAGGACGGTTTTTTGCCGTCAGGCCGTCGGCGGCTTCTTTTTCGCCTTTCGCTTTTGCACGGCGGTCTGCACGAGGCGCACCACCTTGGGGCGGCGAACCTCGCCGCGCTCCTTGTCGCGCTCGATGCGCTGCACCTCCATCTCGAGCTCTTCCTCGTTTTCCTTGATGTCCTTCTTCAGTTCCGCCAGGGTCTCGTCGCGGCGGAGGATCTCGGCGGTGCGCTCCACGTGCGCATGGCTCACGCGGCTTTCGGTGACCAGGAGGCTCGAGAGCCACAGGAGCTTGCGCCAGATGAAGGCGAGCAGCCAGCCGGCGGTGAACAGGAGCGAGAGCAGCACCACCATGGTGACGAGCAGGCGCACGGCCATGTTGCCGATCTCCTCCACCGACGCGGCCACCACGCGCAGCGGCTTCTCCTCGGACGGGAGGGTCTGCGCGCCCAGCTCGTCCACGGCCGTCACCCAGATGCGGTAGTCGTCGCCCTTTTCCAGGTCGCGGTCGTACACGATGGTGTAGAGCCCGCGCACGTCGGCCTGGTCCTGCGCGGTGTCCATCACGCCGGACTCCCCGCGCTGCACCCACACGTTCACGCGCGCGTTGGGGAACGCCCCGCCGCGAACGATGAGCGGCTCGTCGGAGCGGATGAGCGCGGTGTAGGAATGGATGCTTGGCGCGGGCAGGGCCGTGACCGTGGCCTGCGCCTCGCGTTCGAGGGAGTTCCCGGCGAGGTCGACGGCGCGGATCGTGAGCGTGTGCGAGCCGGGCGGGAGCGGCGGCGAACGGTACTGGTGCGTTCCCGGATCGACCCAGCGGTCGAACTCGCGCCCTTCCACGAAGATCTCGTAGTGCGAAATGCCGGACGTCGCGTCGTAGGCCGAGAGCTTGAACCGCGCGAGCGGGTCGTTGGCGCTCACGCTCGGGAGCGCGGTCGCCGTGAAGCTCGACGGGGAGGTGCCGTCCACCTGCACGCGGAAATGCGAGATGCCGCCCCAGCCGTATTGGTTCTTGGTACGCACGTGGAAATACCAGGCGCCGTCCGTGAGGACCCCCGAAACGAACGAGGATGGGGTCCCGTCGGCGGCGCTTGCCGGAGTCGAGTTCGGACGACGGTCGAGCAGGTACGCCACGGCGGTCGTCTCGGGCGGGACGTTCCAGGTGAAGGTCGCCACGCGGCCCGGATACCACGCCGTGGGACTCGGGTGCGACGGGGAGGCGACCTGCGGCCCGCCCGGGGCGCCTGGAGTCTCTACGGGCGTGGTGGCTTCCGGGACCGGCGGGGCGACGGAAGGCGCGTTGACGGTGTACGTCCCTTTCGAGAGCCCGGTGATCACGTTCGTCCCCATGCCGTCGTTTGCCAGGATGGCGCCGGAGGAAAACGCGACGTCGGCGTTGCCGTTCCCCTTGCCGCGCAAGGTGACGGTGAACAATCGCGCGCCCGGCCCTTGATAGCCGGGGTTGAGCACGACCCCTTCGAACCTGATGGTCCCGTTCTCGTTGGAATACTCCGGCTGCTGGAGCCACAGCGAGATGACCGAACCGTTGACGGAAACGCCGGACACTTCCAAAAGCTCGGTCGGGAACCGGATCGTCCCGTTCACGGCGTTCACGGCCTGGTCCGGGCTCGACAGGAGGACCTCGAGCGTGATCGGGTCATTGATCTCGATTTCGCCGCTGGGCGGATTGACGTACATGCTCGCCGCCTGCGCCGCGTGTGCCGCCGACAGGAACGCGCATGACAAGACGAGGCCGAACAGGGCGGCCATCAGCCGGATCAGCGGGAACGAGGGGTGTTCTTGGGAGGTTTCCTCCATACGAGGCGCCAAGCCAAGAGGCCGGCAATGATAAGGACAAGTATACCGTAAAGGAGAGCGGGGCGGAACATGCCGGCTGTGGGCAAAGACGTGCGGGATCCGGCGGCGACCACGGACACGCGGGCGTTCCCCGCCCGGTCCACGGCCTTCACGTACAGGCTGCTTGCAAGCGTCTGGTCAAGAAGCAGGTACGGGCTGTCCGCGCGCTGCCAGGCAAGCCCGTCAATGGGCCCGGGGGGGCCGAGGCGCTCCGCGACCTCGTAATGGTCGATGCCGGTCTGCTTGTCCATGGCCGAGAACGCGGCCGCGACGCGGCCGTCGTAGAGCCTGGGATCGTTGACGATGGTGACGGTGAACGGGGTCGGCGGTTCGACGTCCGGCGCTTCGGACAAGGGGACGGCCGTGCGGTCGGAACGGACGGAGAAGACGATGGGGGAGATGTCCGCGCCGGCATCCGTCCCCTTCCCGTCATCGATGAGCGCCCGGAACCCGTCCGCGGAAACGGACGTCTTGCCGGGAACGAGCGCCGTGAACACGAGGCTGAACAGCGGGGCGCGCGGGTGCGAGATCCCGCCCGGGATCGCCCCAGCAAACCGCACCCGGCAACCGTCCGGGCAACCCGAGAGCGACGGGCGCTCGATCCACAACGGGACGACCGACTCGCCGTCGCGGACGGCCTCGAGGCGAAGCGCGCGGCCGTCGAACGTCACGGAGCCCTCGGTCGAGTTGATCTCCTCCCCTTGTGCGTCCAAGAACACGCCCACGGCGAACGATTCGCCCAAGGCGACCTCCGGAGCCGCCGCGCCGAAGAACAGCTCGGCGGCACTGACGGAGGCCGGAGCGACGAGCCACAACGCGATGACGGCCATCCACGCCGGTCTCATAGGTCAGCCCGTCCAGTGGAACACCAGGATGGAGAAATCCGTGAGGTCGATCTTCCCGTCCCCGCTCAAGAATTGGCGCTCGTATTCCACCATGTCCCCTTCCAATGTCCGGCCGTACCAAAACGCGAGGATGGAAAAATCCACGAGGTCTACGCGCCCGTCCAGGTCCGGGTCGGGCCACACCCCCGGCGGCAGCGTCCCGCGCTCGTATTCCACCGTGAGCTGTTCGAACCGGCTCGTGGGGCTCACGAGCGCGCCTGACGTGGTTTGCGCGTACAGCTCATACGCGCCGGTCGCGAGCCCGGTCGTGTCGATGGTCGCGAGGTAGCTGCCGTCCGCGGCGCTTTCGACCGTCGCGTCATGCTCCGGATACCCGGCGACCCGGACGACGACCTGTGCCGCGGGAGCCGTCGTGCCCGAGACGGCGAGCAAATCGCCCGGAGGGACGCTCGTCGGATCAAGCGAGATGGAAGGAGCGATGAACACCCCTCCCACGGCCGTATCGGCCCCGGCGACGACCGTCACGGGAAGGCTGAACAGGTTGGAGCGGCGGCCCGCCGCGTCCGTCGAGTAGAACGTGAGCAGGTACGTGCCGGCCGTGAGCGACTCGAGCGTCACGACGGAGAGCCCGTCGGCTCCGGAAATCACCTCCGCCGCTTCTTGGCCGTCCAAGAGCACCTTCACGGGAAGGTTCGGGTACCCGAGCACGCTCGGCGCGAGGATGCGTCCGGTAGTGATGCCGGGCCCGCCTCCGCCCCCTCCGCCTCCGCCCCCTCCGCCTCCGCCCCCGCCGACCGACGGAGACGCGGTCACCTCGGCGCTGGTCGCGATCACGTCCCCGAACGCGTCGAGTACCTGGACGACGAAGTAGTAGTCGAGCCCGTTGGTGAGCGTCGTGAAGGTGTTGGAAAGGGTGAGCCCCGTATTCGTGAACGTGTACGGCCCGCCGGAGGCCGTGGCGATGCCGGCCTCATAGGAAGTGACCGTGAGCCCGAGCGCGCTGGTGGCGGCCGTCCAGGTGAGGTCCACCTCCGCGTCGCCCGGGGTCGCGGTCGCGACCGGGGTGCTCACGAACGGGTAATACAGGAACCCCTCGTTCTCCGAGAAGCTCGCCGAGGTCCCCTGCCCGATCGCCGAACGCTCTGCGGTCGAGCTCACGTACTGGAAGCTCGCGCTGGTGGCGTACACCGAACCGCCCGAGGACATCATCGGGTCGCGCAGGATGAAGTTCAGGCTGGTGTAATCCGTCGCCCGGGCCATCGATGCGAAGAGGCAGGAGGCGAGGATCACGACGGCCGACAGGAGGCGACGCGTCATACGTTACGGGGCCGTTGCCGGCGCCGTGGCGGCAGGCGGCGAGCTCAAGTTCACGTTCGCCACCTCGATGACCTGCTTCAAGGCCGGCGAATAGAGGATCGCCTTCTTCGATTGCGTATAGATGAGCACCTTGTCCCCTTCGCTCGCGTTCTTGAAGAACGCCTGCTCGCGCAGCTTCTCGGGGTCCGACACCGTGGCGACCGTCGGCGCCTCGTCCTCGGGGAGCCGGATGAGCTTCCCCACCTCGGCGACGAGCTGCGCCGTCTCGTCCGGCGCCGGGACTTGCACGGCCTGTTGCCGAGCCTCGCGCAGTTGCGTCCACAAGACGGCGATCACGACCAAGGCGATGACCAACGACGCCCCGAAAACGAACAGGGCCGATTTCGGGATGCCCTTCGGCTTTTTCGCGGCGGGGAGCGGACGCGAGAAGAATGAGGACGGCGAGGATGTCGGCTTCACGCTCGGAGACTCCATAATCGTCCGTTATGCCGGCGTCTCGCTCCCCGCCGGAGCTTCAGCGGCGGCGGGCTCCGTCGCTGGCGGTGGTTCAGGGGCGGGCTCTTCCACGATTGGCGCGGGTTCCTCGACAATGGCTGGCTCCTCGGTCGGAGTTTCTTCGACGACCGGTTCTTCCTCGGCCGGCGCAGGCTCATCCCCCGAAGTCTCGACGAGGGGGGATTCCTCGACGGCCGGCTCTTCCGCAGGAGTTTCCTCAACCACCGGTTCTTCCTCGGCCGGGACCTCGCTCCCCGCCGGAGCTTCAGCGGCGGCGGGTTCGATGACCGGTTCTTCCTCCGTCGGGATCGGCTCTTCCGTCACGGGGGCCGGTTCTTCAACGACGGGTACGGGCTCTTCGGTCACGGGGGCCAGCTCCTCGGCAGGCGGCAACGGGACGATGGGCTCGAAGTATTCCACGACCGGGGCGGATTCGCTCTTGAAGGTCTTCGCGTCGCGCACGGCGAACGCCATCCAGGAGAAACGCAGGTCCGCGGGTGCCGACTTGTTGAGGATGATCGAGAACCCATCGACGGACACGCCGCTCACGATGAAGCTGATGTCATTGGACAGCACCACCTGTTCGGTCGCCACCTGCGAGCCGTCCTCGGCAAGCGCGAGCGTGAGCGTCGCAGAAACCACGGGCGCGTCCTTGAACGGCTTGTCGAATTCCACCTTGACGATGCGGTCACCGAAGGTGACGTCCGCGAACCCGGCCGTGTCGTTGCTAAACGTCGGGCGGCCAACGAACTCCACGTCGCCGGAAAGCACCAGCAGGTTGCCGAGGGAGCCGATGCGGTCCACCACCAGGCCGTCCTGCACGACGAGCGTGCCGTTCACCGTGAGACCATGGTCAATGAGGGAAAGGTCGAGGGTCGTGGGCTCCGTCGTCGGTTCCGTCGCGGCTGCTAGGGCCGCGGCTTCGAGCGTCTCGATGCGCGCAATGAGCGCGGCGACCTCGTCGGTGTTCGCGCTCGCGCTCCCGGACACTGCCTCGATGGACGATCGGATCGCGTCGATGGCCGGACTCGCGATGTCGCCGGCCGTGAGCATGCCATCGACCGCGACCGAACCCTTGAAGGACGCGTCGCCTTCCACGATGAGCGCGCCGGTCACGGTGAGCGTCTCGAGCGTGTCGATCGTGACCGACGTTGGCGCCTCGGTTCCGTCCCCCGTGATTTCCACGAAATCCGTCGTCGCGGCGTCAGACGGCGCGTCGGCCGTAAGCCCGTCCGGCAACGGCGCGCCGGCGTAATAGAAGTTCTTCACGAAGGCGAGCACGGATCCGATGCCTTCTCCTGCGTAACCGACCATGGCCTGGCCCACCACGGGCCCGGGCCCAGTCGCCTTCATGGCCACGCCGGGCGTGGACGAAGAGGTGAGCAGGTCGCCCGGCTCGATCGGGCCGTTCTCCGTCGTCACCTTCACGGGCACGCGCCCGGCGAGCGCCACCGGGAGCGCTCCGACGCCTTCCTTATCGACGCTCCCCATGACGAGCCCCGGCCTGGTCGCCACGATGCCCAATGTCATCGTGGCATAGGGGGCGCGCGTCTTCTTCATGCCGGTCTTGAGCGTCGGGTCCAATTCAACCACATCAGCCGCCTCGATGGAGGCATCGTTGGTCGTGTAGAACTCGGCCAGGTCGGCGCCCGTGTCAATGACCATCGCGACCGCGATACCGCCAAGCGCAACGCCGCTCGCCGTGGTGGAATAGGCGCACACGACGTACGTTTGCGACGAAGCGCCTGGGTCAACGACTAAGCCCGTGACGAAAATGGCCGGTCCGTCGCCGTTATCCGTCAATATGGCTGGCTCGTCGTTGACGAGAGCTCCCGCGTTACAGGCCGCTCCGGTCCTGATTTCGACCGTAACCGTCTGGTCGGTTGCGGATGCGCTGTTCGACCAAAGATTCGTATATACATACACGTCTCCAGTGGCCGTGGTCGGCGTCACTGCGACCGTGCCGAGCGATGTGGCTGCGGCCGAGGTCGTCCC encodes the following:
- the tsaD gene encoding tRNA (adenosine(37)-N6)-threonylcarbamoyltransferase complex transferase subunit TsaD; translation: MRILGIETSCDETAVALVDNEDGKVRVVSSLVSSQVDIHVKYGGVVPEVAARSHVDVLFPLLEQLGVPRDGKGIDAIAVTAGPGLVPALRVGVEAAKTLAWAWKKPLVAVNHLEGHLYSVWLRGGAEMDPAFPCLALLVSGGHTELILMTGHGQYELLGATRDDAAGEAFDKVAKLLGLPYPGGPAISKLAKEGDPSTIAFPRPMLESGDLDFSFSGLKTAVAVYLEQHPDASVADVSASFQEAVVDTLVTKTVAAVMKHHPASVSLVGGVAANASLRARLGDAVASARPDATYHVPDLAFTGDNAAMIAAAGSFRALAKDFTDPLTLAADPNMRLAKRV